Genomic segment of Apium graveolens cultivar Ventura chromosome 7, ASM990537v1, whole genome shotgun sequence:
TTGCATGGAAATGCAAGAATCTCTAGTCCTGTAAAGTCACTCACCATATTGTTAATCACGAAAAACACTAAACAAATGCAAGGATTCAACAACAGCTTCAGCTAACACAAGCTTGATCATAAACTCATGACAGTGAAACCAACCTTGATCAGCTTGTACTTCTGGTACAACTCTGCCAACTCTGTATAGTTTGAAGTGGTAAGGCCACTGCACATGAAAGCAAACAAATCATAATCCAATACACTTCTTTAACAAATGCACATTTTGCTAAATCCTTAGGATATTATGAAGTGGAGCCGAAATCAAACATGTGACCTATTGTACACAGAACATCGACATCATTGATAAATCAATAACATACCATTGAGATGCAACATTGACAATCAACAAAACTTTGCCCTTGTACTTGCTTAGCTCTACATCATTACCCTTGCCATCCTGCAATCATCAGTCAAACATTTTTAATGCATTCATTCAACGTACACTACCATTTATGACGGAAAAATTACACCGAAAGAAAGAAATGAAAGAACCTTGACAGTGAAGTCACGGATGGATTGCACACTGCTTAATTCACTGGCCATTTTAAAAATCTTGAAAcctcaaaaatataaaaatagtttttttTGCAAATGACGTTAATATTTTGTATAAGTTGATGAGAAGAGAAGAGGAGCTCAAAGCCTATATATAGGCATTTACCGTTATGTTAGCAATGACGCCGATACAAAAGATGTGGATGTGCATATAGATTCGTTGTGGTTAATATTGTGACACGTGTCCGAAAATTTTAGTGCAGTAAGATTTTAATAAAGATGAGAAATTATTGAATTTAAAAGAAGGATTAAATTCTAATAAAGTGGCTTTCACATTTTTGAAGTGTCCATGTAAAATAACACGTTTTGTTTTTCAAGATTTTGTGTAGATGGAATTTGATTATTCTAGAATAGTTATATCAACTTCATGGAATACGTCACAAATTTAAATTGAGAAATAACAAGTAACTATTCAAAATGATACTCCCTTTATTCCAAAATTAGGTAAAGTACCTTTGCATTTGGATTCGACATAGCCTCGCAGTCAAATGTAAGGTGCGGACATCTAAGAAATAATATAACTCAATTCTTTCAAAATTCAtgaaatttgaataaaaatattctTCATGCATCTTAAATAAGTCCTAAAATATGTAGAGTTCTAACATATATTAGTAGAGGTCTAACTATTATAGCCATAGAGAAAATAGAACCTATGTATTGTATTTAGTTCATACTCCTACACTATACAATATGAGGCCATAAACAAATATAAACCACATATAGACTTGGAGCTGCAGACAACCGACAATATATCGGTTACTCTTTAAAGATAAAGAGTTCAAAGAAAGATGCTCATGCTCAGCTGGAAATATCAATTAGTAGAGATATACCCGAGCTTTAAGATTGCAGGTGAACTAGTACAAAAACCCGAGCACAATTAGTTATGACATTGATGTTCCTGAGGTTACTTCAGATACACTTCCTAGATACACTTCCTGAGTTTAAAAAATTTTCTCATTTTAGAACACGAGGGTATGGTAGTAATTACACAATATTATATGCATTTACCAAAATATTATTACTATTCTATACTAAAATACACTTGCATTTCCGAGTTAATTTCAGGAACAATTTTTCTCATTGGTTATAATAGTTCCACTTACTTTAATTTTTATTGACTGTTCAAAATAGCATGTAATGGCCTCATTATTCTTTATACATCGAAGTCAGACTTGACTACAAGCCTGCAATGCAAACTTTCTTTTAGGAGTGTACACCGGTGCTATTGTAATTTATTatcaatttataattatttatttagcagtagcaggataatatatatatatatatatataatccaCTTTTTCTAACACATGAAGTAGGGCAAGAAAGGTGGATTCAATGCTTGTAGCTCACATGCAGATAATAAATAGGTTGTAAGCAAAAAcaataaattcataatttaaagaAAGAATTAGTTCATTATAATAATGAAAGAAACATGTAAACTGTAGACTACCAAACCAAAATATTATAATTTGTATTCAAAATCTTTTATAACTTTAACATACGGTGTTTTTTTTCGAATTTGCAATCAACATTCAGGCATATATGAAGTCAAAAGCAATTCAGAATACATATTTTTTACAACCAATGAATGATCTATAAAATGTCTCAAGTTGCTCGAATTGTTTTCCTGCACTAGCCTAAAGTACCCAGACCTTGTAATTTGACCCAATTAAATCAAAGGCATATCCGAAAGTATTAAACTATAGGTCAGGTGTATATTCACTTAGAACCTCACACAAATAGTTTACCGTTTACTCATTTTTGGCTTAAGTTATTTCCATCACATTTACATAAATATCTATTATGTCTAGCAAAACAAAATATGTGATAGTAAGTAGAATACATATACCTTTTTAGAACCAACGGGGAGGGTGTTGTAGTTTAGTCctcaaataaattaaaatttattaagaTACCCCACCATCAAGACTGCAAAGAATGTATGATATATAACAAACAAATTATCATGAGCATTTTTACGTACACTGCTCATGAATTTGCTCGAGTTCTTCATTATAGGACAAAATAATTTCAAACAGCAACCGAATAAGATGAATTTGACAAGCCTTAATTGAAGAAAATAAATATGAACTTTGAGTTTGATAAAATACCTTAAAAGAGCATAAAAATTTATACATATTGCTGCATAGTAatatattgtatcgaaaattacTGTTTTGAAGCTAAATATAGATGGTCAAAGGGGATCCTATGCAGTCTATGTATGTAAGCAAGGATCTAAGAATAGAGATCAACCTACACAATTATTGGGATGAAAGAGCAAACAATCATGAGACCAATGTAAGCACAACTAAGCAAACATTCTTGCTAATTTGTAATCAAAAGAGTTCTAAATATAAAAATTGAGGAGGAGATACATACCGAGAATTTCATGGGCAGTGATTTTTATTCTTGACATACAATTGAAGATGATGATCATAGTCAAGCAGAGCAGAATCATGGCCCTTATTCTCACAATTTGGGGAGAAAAGGCCCAAAATATCACTGATGTTATAAAATGGCCTTTTATATCACTCACAAACGTGATATTTAGTTGCGTTTATAATATATACAGAACGTTAGAGCTAACTCAGTGGTTAGGTGGTACATTTTGGAGCTTTGTGTCTTTTCTTCTCAAATTGTGATACTAAGGGCCATTACTCATTCATTAGGCCATGTTACTTAATTAGCCGATGTTGTTGTCAAGCTTTTTTGGGATTATAATCCAGAACTATTATACATGAAAAAGGCATATCTGAAAGTATAATACATGAACTATTATAAGTTGCTCGAATTGTTTTCCTGCACCAGCCTAAAGTACCCAGACCTTGTAATTTGAGTCGATCAAATCAAAGGCATATCTGAAAGTATTAAACTATACGTCAGGTGTATATTCACTTTGTATCTAGAACCTGACACAAATAGTTTACCGTTGACTCATTTCCGGATTAAGTTCTTTCCATCACATTTACATAAATATCTATTATGTCTAGCAAAACAAAATATGTGATAGTAAGCAGAATACATATACCTTTCCAGAACCAACGGGGAGGGTGTTGTAATTTAGTCCTCAgcaaattaaaatttattaagaTACCCCACCATCAAGACTGCAAAGAATGTATAATATATGACAAACAGATTATCATGAGCATTTTTACGTACACTACCCATGAGTTTGCTCGAGTTCTTCATTATAGGACAAAACAATTTGAAACAGTAACCGAATAAGATGAATTTGACAAACCTTAATTGAAGAAACTAAATATGAACTTTGAGTTTGATAACATGCCTTAAAAGAGCATAAAAATTTATACATATTGCTGCATAGTAatatattgtatcgaaaattacTGTTTTGAAGCTAAATATAGATGGTCACAGGGGATCCTATGCAGTCTATGTATATAAGCAAGGATCTAAAAATAGAGATCAACCTACACAATTATTGGGATGAAAGAGCAAACAATCATGAGACCAATGTAGGCACAACTAAGCAAACATTCTTGCTAATTTGTAATCAAAAGAGTTCTAAATATAAAAATTGAGGAAGAGATACATAACGAGAATTTCATGGACAGTGACTTTTATTCTTGACATACAGTTGAAGATGATGATCATAGTCAAGCAGAGCAGAATCATGGCCCTTATTCTCACAATTTGGGGAGAAAAGGCCCAAAATATCACTGATATTATAAAATGGCCTTTTATATCACTCACAAACGTGATATTTAGTTGGGTTTATAATATATACCAAACATTAGAGCTAACTCAGTGGTTAGGTACCACCTTGGAGCTATGTGTCTTTTCTTCTCAAATTGTGATACTAAGAGTCATTACCCATTCATTAGGCCATGTTGCTTAGCCGATGCTCTTGTCAAGCTTTTTTGGGATTATAATCCTCAACTATTATACAGGAAAAATAatcttattattattaattgtaaTCCCTTGGATTAAATTACTCTATCTTTCTTTGTTTAGAAATTTTAAGTCCAAGAACTACTAGATAATCAGTCATATGTGGACAATGGACATATATTAAAAAGTTGAtgttaaaaatttaaatttattaaagaTCAAGAATGAAtacaattaaaattaatattatgtatttgtGGAGAACCAACATGAAATTATGATGAAAGttgatataataaatattaacCTAAAATTTGTGCCAggtgttttaaataattgttattttatttttgttattttaatattttattaaatatatttgtTAAAAAATAAGTATGTCTAAATAAgtgtattatttatatttttaaatgttaaaaTATATAAGTTCATAAACTGACCCATTAAATAGGTTCATAAAATTCAATAGGCAACCCAGTTACATACATCTGGTTTTTTGTTCCCATAGTGTTTTAAAATTATAGTAATATAAGTGTCCTGttaaaatttctaatttttactAACAAAACCCAACCCAAATAGTATGATATTTGTGTTATGATTATAatataaatatcataattattatatgattttaaaaattttattatttcattaaaatatactATTCAGTCATATAAGAAATAGGATTATTGAGTTCAAATTAATAAAAGAATTACAATTGAAAAACGggtaaaataatatatatatataatattataagtcaTATAAAAGTAAAAGAAGAATAAAAATTATACATTAAAATTATAATGAAATTCAAAAAGGAGTTAAACCAAGAATCAATAGAAACCAAAGGAAAGGTTAAAGCAAAGGGTgaaaaaataaaaccaaatttaatagaatcataaaatatttagaagtataagaaaataaaaataaaactaaatttaataaaatcataAGACATGTATAAATAAaagataacaaaaataaaacttaacataATGGAGTCATATGACATGTAGAGGAATAAAGGTGTAAACAAAAGTAGTAGTAAAATTAAAAAGACATATAAAAGTTGAATTATAAGATATATAAGTAAATTGGTGAAACCAAAATTATATTTGTGTACCacttatttttcttttttccTAAAGAGTATAGTTACTATTAAGTTTTATTTTTCGAAATTTATCActtttgattattttttttatagAATATGATGACTATTATTCTTAAAAAATTTCAATTCTGTCTGTTTACACAAAAATTATGGTGATTAGGAATTATAAATTAAAAAGTCATCAAAATGCGATAATAAAAACTAAAAAGTGAATTTAAAAAGTGATGTCATGGAATTCAGGAGCTTACTAGTTCTGCTATTTGTACAGGAAATTGTTTGAGAGAAGGGAAAACTCCGTCCCCAACTTCCAATTCAAAATATATTACAACACAAAGGTTAAAGgcgaaaaaaataaaataaaaattaatagaatTATAAAACATGTAAAAGTATAaggaattaaaaataaaataaaattttatagaattataagatatgtaagaataaaagataataaaaatATAACGAAATATAATATAATCATATGACACGAATAAATGTTATAATCAAAAGTTTTAGTAAAATTATAAAAGACATATAAAAGTTGAATTATAAGATATATCATATATATGAATTAATAAGTGAAACAGAGGAAccaaaaattgataaattaatatTTGTGTAACACTTAAATAGTGGTTTTTCTTATGAATAAAtgttattaatttatttatatagtTATTAATTATAAGGAATCCCCTGATAAAGttaaaaaattaacaaaaaaataaatttaatatatttatgtAATTATAGAAAATCGAATAGTAATAAGATTTGGTATTAATTTTATGTAATTTATACTTCACTAATTTTTCCTTTTTCGTAAAGAGTATAGTTACTATTAAGTTTTATTCTTCGAAATttatcacttttgatttttttataaaatatgatGACTATTATTCTTAAAAAAATTCAATTCTGTCTGTTTACACAAAAATTATGACTATTAGGAATTATAAATTATGGTGATTTGGTATTATAAGTGCTCTGAATGAGCTATCCTATACTTCATAGCATCAAACAAAATTAAAATGTTCTTCAGTTTTGGACAATCACATGTTTGAAATTGTTTGAGAGAAGGGAAAGCTCCATCCCCAACTTCCAATTCTTCCAGATTGAGGAATCGACCTAAtcttaaaatttgaagacttGGAAACCCATTCTCACTGCATACCAGAGTGGGCATTGGATCTTCTGTAAAATCACTATATTCTAGACTTAAATCCGTGATTGAATTCCTCTGCAATCTGGGGAGACAAGTCATTATAACTCAAACTCAGTATTTCTCCAATCTGGGGAGACAAGTCATCATCCTTCAAGTGTCTCTATATATGCTCCTTCACCTTTGACCAATAATCATAGCTCATGTTGTTTACTTCAACAGATTGATTTGAACAAATGATATTGTTTACTCACTGGCCTAATGAATTCATTTTTTAACCTGAACGAAAAGACGAGCATTCCAGTCATGTTCTTCAGAAACATTGCACTTGAGCAGGTCTTTTCTGTTGTCTACGACAAAAGGGTTTCCTTTCCAATAAGCATATGGCTCCCTGTCCATCCATTTGACCTTACTGTTCCCTTCTTTCATTTCTTTCAGTATCATTTCCCATGGCTTTATATTTATTTCAGCCCTTGAAATGCATCAACAGCTTTTCAATCTTTCAGGTTTTCATTCAAAGCAATCTAATCAGCTAATAGATACAGTTTAAAGTAGTTCTACCGAGTCCAAAACATAAATATGTAATATCTTTCGAGATCCCCAACATTATTACCGTAAAATCTATAAGATGGTAAACATTTAATGCACAAAAAGAAACATTTTTATCAACAGTTGAGTTAAATTCGAACTACTCCATCTTATATCTTTGAGTTAAATGCATACTGTGTACCTCAAGTTTTCACTTTGTGCACTTTGTGTACCTCTATTTTAGTATCTAGCATTTGGTATTTGTTGGTTGCTACAAATTCTTATGCGCAAGTAAATAAGTATATTTGTAAATCAATTGACATAACTTTAGTAAGACTTAATTCTACTATGCgtgtatatacttatatactttgtAATTGAGTAATTTCCGGCATATACCAAAAACGACTTAAAACACATATTGAATTTTGGTAGCAGCGATATCTTCAACTGAAGTGGCTACGCGACGGTATGTGTAAGTTCGTCTCGTTACAGCTTCATTCGCCATGTGTGCTGCAGCGGCAAAAGTATTTTCAACTGTAATGGCTGTCTGAGAAGAAGAATAAGTTAGTATTTAAATGAAGTGTTTGGCAATGGTGAAACTACTAGACTGCCCCTGTGCTTTGACGGTGTTAAACACAATCTAACGGAAGTACACAATTTGCTAGAATCTTGTAAGTAAAGGTACACAAAATGCTAGATACTAAAACAAAGGTACACAAAGTGCATGAAGTGGAAACTTGAGGTACACACTATGCATTTAACTCTATATCTTTCATTACACCATATATACATTTTCGGACGGTAATTTATACTATATACATTGTTTAAATTTGCAACGAGATCATTTCGTTGTACATTATCAGCCTATATATGTTCGTAAATCTTAAACTAGAATTATAAAATTTAAACTTTTTTGCAAACTTCCATTGATATCTAAAACAATGAATAAATGAATAATCGGTAAACGAAAAATAGAGAAACTCGTAAAAAAACCTaaagaaaaatttattaaagtcCAGAGGCTAATAGGAAACAAGTGAACAAAGAATATCATatcaacaataataataacaaactCAAGATTAGGCTAATAGGAAACAAGTGAACAAAGAATATCATAtcaacaataataacaacaaaCTCAAGATTACATTAATTCGAAATGCACATAAACACAAATACAAAAATTTAATTCGTAACCAGATAAAACACACGAGCGCGCACAGACTTGCAAGTATTAAAGCATGCAAAGGGTGCAGTAAAAGAAAGAACCATGACAACGAAATCATGAGCAGAATAATTAAGGCCTGATTAAGATGAGGAAAAATTAAAGCACATGATCAAGAAAAGGAATGTAAATGGAGCAACTTAATGTCCAATGACATTTATTGGACAATATTTCTAACGAAAATTGCGTTGTAACAATGTTTCCTATATTTTTTGTTTACTAGCTTAACTTGCATAGTTCCTTCTGTTCGAAAAATAATCTTAAACTtattttaattgttttatttatttaattgtttgattgttttattttaaaataaaaattgtaATCAGTTCATTGTAATGCATAGGAATTAGTCATTTGGTTGTTTAGAGTTTTTAGGAGTGTGGGTGTAGTGGAGTCAAAATAGGAATGTAGTTGTTGATTTTTAGCATCCATTCACTAGTAGTCAGCCTATATATAATTTACATGTATAAGCCTTTAACGTATGGGATAAGATCCATCATTTATTTTTTTCCATTTAACATATATACAAATAGTGTATGTGTTCAAATATCAGCTTTATGTTTTCTACACCGGGTGATTGTTGAAAAATAATCTTAAACTTATTTTTATTTGTAGTAAATTAATAATGTTTTCTTATTTGATTTGTTCAGTTGATGACTTAGTCATCCTGTTAGTGGAGAAATTGTAGGGCAGGGGATTAGTAGGAGTTGTTAGGCCCATTACTTGTTTTCCTGATTTATAGCTACCAGTACGTTAGTTCCTTTATCAGAAGGAACAAGATAAATGAATGTAATTCGTCGAAATATGGATTAGTTGCATTCCTGGTATCCTCAATCCATTGCAGAACTTTCTTATATGGACTTAGTATTCGGTTACGATCACTTTCAGGTCCAAGCTAAATTCAACAATAATATGTTAGACACTGCTCTTCAGTTTTTTAGTatattgaatttttaataatGCTCCTAACAGCAGCAGCTTCTAGATCCTTTCAATTTTTGCAAGAGATTTAGACAGAAGCTTTTCATTAACAGCAGCAGCTTCTGGATCCAATTTACCACCAAGTAGAGGTTTAAGTGTCCTATTATGAACATAACCAACTGAAAAAGAAAGTTTGAACCATTAAGTAATAGCCATTATAATTCCGAATGTCATTGATGATCAACAAGTGACGAAGATTAGACTGGATAAGTGTGAATGGGTATGTACTTGAACAAATGCTGGTTAAGAACAAAAGTAAGGTTATTAAAAATGTAGATTAGACTATTATCATTCACCTTCACCCTGTCGTAAATTCGAATGATGCCAATCTAACACGAAGTGGATCTTTGCTCTTTTCTGTATATCAGATGGATACCTTGTAGTGAGTTGCAAAGAGTCAGAATTAGGTCAGATAGGAAAGAGTTGAGTTAGACATTTTACCATTCATGTCAATACTCTTCTAAGCAAAACTAGCTAATTCATGCCGAGCCTGTTCAAACTAGGACTTATAGAAGCATAAAACTTCACAGAAGTTATACTTATGACCCAGAAAATGTATAGATCAAGTCTTGATATTACTGATAATTATAACGGCATGCACAAGGAGTCAAGGGGCATAGCCGCATAGGCATGAGGGATACTGCCCCCAGTGGATCTTAATGTATGTAAATGTTTCTAGGGCCTAGGATTTTATCAACATATTATGTAGGTCGTCTCCATGGATTTTCCCCcaattaataaaaaaaactacattcGCCCCTGATGTGCATCAACCTTACTGAAACTGCAGACAATTAGACAGATGCAATCTCACTACTCACCAGTGATCTGCAACTCCAGGAAATGAACAAGCGAGATAGATAAGAATTGCATGGCTGCACATCATAAAAATTCGGGATTTTGTTATATAAGTTTAATGACTGCTAGATACAACTAACTAGAACCTGGTCAAATAAAAATCTTAACATGTGCAGGCTGAAAAATAAGATTGTCTACTAGTTGGAGGACCAAAAAGTAACAGCTTTTTTCACATTAGGTAGATGAATTTTGATACAAGGAAATTAGAAATCTCTTATCTACTAAACAATCAAACACATTAGATGTGAAAAGTTGAGTTAATGAGAAACAAATGAAAACAAGGTAGAAGTCAATTAGCAACGGCAAGTTACTTGGAGTACCTCTCAAAGAGCTTGTAACTTCCATGAACAAGTGCTGGCAATTTTCCCATAGGATTTATTACTGAAAGCAGCATTTTGAAAGATGATAACGTCAACACTATGTGTTTAAGAGTACACACAAACAGGTACCAAAACACACTCTACGAGTCTGCAAGCAATTTCATTAAACATAAACTGACTGAAGACGTGAAATATAATAGTATTTGTGTTGTAAGATAATGCTAACACTCCAAATACTAGGGGTTCTCTGATCTAGTGATCTACCTAAAAAATGTAATATCAAGTCATGTGAACGCTTAAATACACCAGTTATGTAATATTATACATGTTAAGTTGCTAACTCTCCCAAAACCTTACAATTTTAGGATATAAGAGATTAACATGTATATCCTGCTCAGATGTTAGCAACTTTCCTCATTCAAAGGGCTCATTTAGGACATCAGGATATCTAGGAGTCGGGGCAATAGTTAGCTTAAGTGTCCAAATATGTCCAAATTAAATTATTGCGGGATATCAAATTCTGTTTTACATTATTTCAGAGTAAAATAATTGGACAGAATAATCTAGATAAATGAGTGTTTTTTACGAAGTATTTTTTGGCTATTTATAATTTCGATTAAGGAATAATCTCGACGGATGtcatataattatttttttgtttatAAATTGGTAAAGTTCTTCGTATCATCAATCCATTGCAGAACTTTCTTACGTGGACTAAAAATGCTACTAAAATGCAAGTTGTACTTCTTTCTTAAAAGTAATATAAATAAGGGTAAAAACTGGATTTACCTCTAGTTGCATAAATTTCACATACTAAGCTGAGTTTCGAACTTTGCAAGAGATTTAGACATAACTTTCAGATTTTAGATTCCAAATGGATAAATTTGTAATGAGACCAAAATCACTTTCAGGGGCTGCAGCAAAGACTGCATTAGGTAATGCAAGTGGCGCTCTCCAAGATGTTTAGGCAgatttttttatttcaaaatcaaaaatCTGGTTTTTATAATGAATTTTGTTTGATACCACGAAAACTTTCTCGTATATCACATAAAGGATTGTTTatcataaaataaatatcctGACTTAAACAacatttaattgaatattatcaGAATCAGAAATGTAACAGGAACCCATCGGAACCCATCAGTATTTACACTCATCAAATCCTGATCCAGGCGCGTCAGGATTTATCAGCCTCAGCAAATAAGGATCTGTCAGCTTAAGCAAATCCTGATCAGTATTTATTTCAGCAAATAAGAGTTAGAAATTCCTGATCAGCAAATATTGATTTCCATGTTATACGGAttcaatatttaatttaaaataatataataagtcagtaaatattttaattaaacaagCAGTAAAATTTGTCGCCTAGGTCGCCTCACGTACGCGAAATGCCGAGATATTCGCGTAAATCGCCGTTCGAACCGACCCGACCCGAGTCGAGTCTTGTCGTGTCGTGGCATGGCATGGCGTCGACATTGACACTCCCATGAAGGTAGAGTCACATTCCACATTCACCCTTCCATTGTAGAGATTTTTCACTTGTACTCTTTCGGCAAAACCAGAAATTCCAGTAATTACATAAACCTCAATTCGGATAATTGCTTATGTTTAATTGATTTACTGTTAGCGACGAATACTCAAATTAACAGTGGAGGCATGTTGAAGACACTCTTCTTGTCTTGAAAATCTTCCTTAAAAACCGAGCAAATTAGCTTGAAGGAACTTGAGTTTTGTTTAGCCAACAAAAATTGCCCTTTTACTGTGTAAGAAAAGATCTAAATCATCGAAAAGAGCTGCAAAAGAACTTGGTCTCAGTCAATTCATCCTTTCCAAGTTACTCTCTGGAGTTCCATTAACACTTCTTCTTTTGATTCTTGTCTTCCTCTGGTCTTCTACCACCACCATTATCTCTGGTCACATTGTCCATGTATGCGTATCGTCGAGAAAGCTCTACAGTCTGTATTGCCTTTCTTCTGGTGCACAACCTAA
This window contains:
- the LOC141671302 gene encoding glutathione S-transferase T1-like; this encodes MLLSVINPMGKLPALVHGSYKLFESHAILIYLACSFPGVADHWYPSDIQKRAKIHFVLDWHHSNLRQGEVGYVHNRTLKPLLGGKLDPEAAAVNEKLLSKSLAKIERI